In a genomic window of Carboxydothermus pertinax:
- a CDS encoding ribosomal L7Ae/L30e/S12e/Gadd45 family protein — MPLSEITEAKNKTVGTKQTIKALQKGKVRKVFIALDAEKRVTDPVLALCKEKDVPVEAVDTMESLGKSCGIAVGCACAAILDPGKEV, encoded by the coding sequence GTGCCGCTTTCCGAGATTACCGAAGCAAAAAATAAAACGGTTGGCACCAAACAAACAATAAAGGCCCTCCAGAAAGGGAAAGTTAGGAAAGTATTTATTGCCTTAGATGCAGAGAAGCGGGTGACTGACCCGGTATTAGCTCTCTGCAAAGAAAAAGATGTACCAGTAGAAGCCGTGGATACAATGGAAAGTCTGGGAAAAAGCTGCGGTATTGCTGTAGGATGTGCCTGTGCTGCAATTTTAGATCCGGGGAAGGAGGTGTAA
- the rpsL gene encoding 30S ribosomal protein S12, giving the protein MPTINQLVKKGREKVTVKSSAPALKGCPQKRGVCTRVYTTTPKKPNSALRKVARVRLTNGVEVTAYIGGIGHNLQEHSVVLVRGGRVKDLPGVRYHIVRGALDCAGVQNRNQGRSKYGTKRPKTKK; this is encoded by the coding sequence ATGCCAACGATTAATCAGCTAGTAAAGAAAGGTAGAGAAAAAGTTACCGTTAAGTCCAGTGCTCCGGCGCTGAAGGGTTGTCCGCAAAAGCGGGGTGTTTGTACCAGGGTTTACACCACAACTCCAAAGAAGCCAAACTCAGCTTTAAGAAAAGTAGCCCGTGTTCGCTTAACCAATGGTGTTGAAGTTACTGCATATATCGGTGGTATTGGCCATAATTTACAAGAACACTCGGTGGTGCTAGTAAGAGGGGGCCGGGTTAAAGACTTACCTGGTGTTAGATACCACATTGTTCGGGGAGCGCTTGACTGTGCTGGAGTGCAAAACCGAAATCAAGGTCGTTCCAAGTACGGGACAAAACGGCCGAAGACCAAGAAGTAA